In Ovis aries strain OAR_USU_Benz2616 breed Rambouillet chromosome 17, ARS-UI_Ramb_v3.0, whole genome shotgun sequence, the following proteins share a genomic window:
- the LOC105605852 gene encoding protein DGCR6: protein MERCSGALEEAADGARQQERHYQLLSALQGLVKELPSSFQQRLSYTTLSDLALALLDGTVFEIVQGLLEIQHLTEKSLYNQRLRLQNEHRVLRQALRQKHQEAQQACRPHSLPVLQAAQQRELEAAEQRIREEQRAMDQKIVLELDRKVADQQSTLEKAGVAGFYVTTNPQELTLQMNLLELIRKLQQRGRQAGKAAL from the exons ATGGAGCGCTGCTCGGGCGCTTTGGAGGAGGCGGCGGACGGGGCCCGGCAGCAGGAGCGGCACTACCAGCTGCTGTCGGCGCTGCAGGGCCTGGTCAAGGAGCTGCCCAG CTCCTTCCAGCAGCGCCTGTCCTACACCACACTCAGCGACCTGGCCCTGGCGCTGCTCGACGGCACCGTGTTCGAGATCGTCCAGGGGCTGCTGGAGATCCAGCACCTCACCGAGAAGAGCCTGTACAACCAGCGCCTGCGGCTGCAGAACGAGCACCGAG TGCTCAGGCAGGCGCTGCGGCAGAAGCACCAGGAAGCCCAGCAGGCCTGCCGGCCCCACAGCCTGCCTGTGCTCCAGGCGGCCCAGCAGCGGGAGCTCGAG GCGGCGGAACAGCGGATCCGTGAGGAGCAGCGGGCGATGGACCAGAAGATCGTGCTGGAGCTGGACCGGAAGGTGGCGGACCAGCAGagcaccctggagaaggcaggcgTGGCTGGCTTCTACGTGACCACCAACCCGCAG GAGCTGACCCTGCAGATGAACCTCCTGGAGCTCATCCGGAAGCTGCAGCAGAGGGGCCGCCAGGCAGGGAAGGCGGCCCTGTGA